The candidate division TA06 bacterium DNA segment GTCAAACTGTCGCCTTCAGGCGCCATTATTTTATAAATTTGAGCGCTATATGTCTCACAAAGAACCAGCCATCTTCCATCTGGTGACCAATCGGGTTTATGCCATAAAGTTTGAAATTCTACGGACTCCAAAAACAATCTTTTATTGCTGCCGTCGGGGTTTATTAAGAATATACCACTGGGCGTATCAGAAAGACTATGGTGCGCATAAGCAATAGTATTGCCATTAGGCGACCATGACGGGTCGCAGTCTGTGGTGGCATAAGGCTCAATTGGTGGGGGATCAATGGGATTAGTTGGTGTTTTATTACAGCCACAGCCCACAATTGCCAAACAGACAGCGAAGATTATTAAAGTTACCTTTACGATCATATCCTTTCTGTTAGAAAGTTGTTTTTTGTTTGTTCCGTCCGTGTTCATAGTCCAAAGACGGCCATCAACTGTGTTGCAATAAACTATTTTTGTGCCATCCGGCGACCAGGCGGGGTGGTCGCCTCCGGTTTCTGTTAGTTTTATCAAGTTTGTGCCATCAGTGTTTACTACCCAAACTCTGGGGCCTTGTCCTTCTGCTTGGGAACTGAATACTATTTTGGTGCCGGTGGGTGAAACTTTGGGATAGCGGTTGGAAATGTTAAAATTCGTTATCCTTACTTTGTTATTACCTAAAGTATCCATGATCCATATTTGGCTGGTTGAAGTTGAACTTCCTTCAACGGAAGGCCCTATATATACTATTGAAGCATTATTGGAAAGCCAATCGGGCATCATACCATAGGGATATAATCTTTTTTTATTAGAACTGTCAGCATTCATAGTCCATAAACCCATTATGGAATCTCCGGTAGAAATAGACCAGGCAATCTTCTTTCCATCCGGGCTCCAAGTTGGGAAAAAGTTTCTGCCGTTAAATGTAAGCTGCGTCAAACTGTCGCCTTCAGGCGCCATTATTTTATAAATTTTTCCTTTTTATTCCGGCAGGCGGATGGGCATGATCAGATAAACTAATTTATTGTCGTCCTTCTCCTGGCTAGGCCGGACAATGGCCGCGGCCAGCGGGGCGCTGAG contains these protein-coding regions:
- a CDS encoding PD40 domain-containing protein, with the protein product MTQLTFNGRNFFPTWSPDGKKIAWSISTGDSIMGLWTMNADSSNKKRLYPYGMMPDWLSNNASIVYIGPSVEGSSTSTSQIWIMDTLGNNKVRITNFNISNRYPKVSPTGTKIVFSSQAEGQGPRVWVVNTDGTNLIKLTETGGDHPAWSPDGTKIVYCNTVDGRLWTMNTDGTNKKQLSNRKDMIVKVTLIIFAVCLAIVGCGCNKTPTNPIDPPPIEPYATTDCDPSWSPNGNTIAYAHHSLSDTPSGIFLINPDGSNKRLFLESVEFQTLWHKPDWSPDGRWLVLCETYSAQIYKIMAPEGDSLT